Proteins from one Primulina huaijiensis isolate GDHJ02 chromosome 18, ASM1229523v2, whole genome shotgun sequence genomic window:
- the LOC140965138 gene encoding pyridoxal kinase-like: MDGITSSLTCAQTAVVYNLGQPPAQFRILIPKIPVYFTGTGDLMTALLLGWSNKYPDNLNKAAELSVSSLQALLARTLNDYKRAGHDCETSSLEIRLIQSQDDIRNPKINYTAETYN, translated from the exons ACTGCTGTTGTCTACAACTTG GGTCAACCTCCTGCACAGTTCAGGATTTTGATTCCCAAGATTCCTGTTTATTTCACG GGAACTGGAGATCTAATGACTGCCCTGTTACTTGGATGGAGCAAT AAATATCCTGACAATCTTAACAAAGCAGCAGAGCTCTCCGTGTCAAGCTTGCAG GCGCTTCTGGCTAGGACACTGAATGACTATAAAAGGGCTGGACATGATTGCGAGACTAGTAGTTTGGAGATTCGTCTGATTCAGAGTCAAGATGATATTCgcaacccaaaaatcaattacaCAGCTGAGACATACAACTGA